The following coding sequences lie in one uncultured Mailhella sp. genomic window:
- a CDS encoding exodeoxyribonuclease III — protein sequence MSLMRFVSWNVNGFRAVSRKADWEWFSRTQADVVGLQETKASPEQIPEDQREPEGWHSWWSASTVKKGYSGVAVFSRRQPLNVEHELPDPDYHGEGRVLHLEFPELHFFNIYFPNGGEEISKGVFRRVPYKMGFFNAFLDYAEELRQEKPIVVCGDFNISHREIDLARPKENVCNTGFLPEERAWMDNFVQAGYVDTFRHVHGDETGAYSWWSYKTRARERNIGWRLDYFFVSSELRNNIRDAWIESDVYGSDHCPVGLALEL from the coding sequence ATGTCACTTATGCGTTTTGTATCGTGGAACGTGAACGGCTTTCGCGCCGTCAGCAGGAAGGCGGACTGGGAATGGTTTTCCAGAACGCAGGCCGACGTGGTGGGACTTCAGGAGACCAAGGCCTCTCCCGAACAGATTCCCGAAGATCAGCGCGAGCCGGAAGGCTGGCATTCCTGGTGGTCGGCGTCCACGGTGAAGAAGGGATATTCCGGCGTGGCGGTGTTCAGCCGCCGGCAGCCGCTCAACGTGGAGCACGAACTGCCCGATCCTGATTATCACGGGGAGGGGCGGGTGCTGCATCTGGAATTTCCCGAGCTGCATTTCTTCAACATCTACTTTCCCAACGGGGGCGAGGAGATATCGAAGGGCGTGTTTCGCCGGGTGCCGTACAAGATGGGATTCTTCAACGCCTTCCTGGACTACGCCGAAGAGCTCAGGCAGGAAAAGCCCATCGTGGTGTGCGGCGACTTCAACATTTCCCACCGGGAAATAGATCTGGCCCGTCCGAAGGAGAACGTGTGCAACACGGGCTTTCTTCCGGAAGAGCGCGCCTGGATGGACAATTTCGTGCAGGCCGGATACGTGGACACGTTCCGCCACGTACACGGCGACGAGACGGGAGCCTACAGCTGGTGGTCCTACAAGACCCGCGCGCGGGAGAGGAACATCGGGTGGCGGCTGGACTATTTCTTCGTGTCGTCCGAGCTTCGGAACAATATCCGCGACGCGTGGATAGAAAGCGACGTGTACGGTTCCGACCACTGCCCCGTGGGGCTGGCCCTGGAACTGTAG
- the lnt gene encoding apolipoprotein N-acyltransferase, which produces MSISLRRCAALAAAGSLAVFLGTPNPAVHLPFVMLAYPAALLLASRTEAPFRTGWAAGIPGAAAALYWIAVAAHKYGYFPWLLAAPCSILLGMYVALWGGVFSWIMARVRNVSPWRRAAIAGCVWYLLEWTRGWFGTGFSWLTLSSGLAAWPELVQPLSVLGEYGYSGFLAAAACLACEGLTRLFGGAASRKAGLVLAGSAALMLTAAASFGSWRLAVMPGRLAAEGVPVSFTLVQGSVRQDVKWSPEYQRQTLEHYMRLTLDGVRANVGALSGAKEARPQAAELAPFMGRFAPEGDATLAPALPDVLLWPETAMPFAYPSGPLSGELRGFVREMGLPLLFGAPGVERSPEGKTLLYNRAYLLTPAGDGGHYDKEHLVPFGEYLPPVLDWKIFESLLQGLGGFEPGTQEPLFAVPLSNRKTVNMGMLICYEAIFPELARERAAEGAELLLNISNDAWYDYTSAPMQHLQLSLMRAVEQGRYVVRATNSGITAVLDPLGGMHALGSEKDHYALFKPGSLTATALALQGHTPYFYLHPWLPAAGFVMLALLCLPLVRQWRRRSV; this is translated from the coding sequence ATGAGCATTTCTCTGCGGCGCTGCGCCGCGCTTGCGGCGGCGGGATCGCTGGCCGTATTTCTGGGCACTCCCAATCCGGCGGTGCATCTGCCGTTTGTCATGCTGGCGTATCCGGCGGCGCTGCTTCTGGCATCCCGCACGGAAGCGCCGTTCCGCACGGGCTGGGCGGCGGGCATTCCCGGCGCGGCGGCGGCCCTCTACTGGATTGCCGTGGCCGCGCACAAGTACGGATATTTTCCCTGGCTTCTGGCCGCGCCCTGTTCCATCCTGCTCGGCATGTACGTGGCGCTCTGGGGCGGCGTGTTTTCGTGGATCATGGCCAGAGTGCGCAATGTTTCTCCGTGGCGGCGCGCCGCGATTGCGGGATGCGTGTGGTATCTTCTGGAGTGGACGCGGGGCTGGTTCGGCACCGGGTTTTCCTGGCTCACGCTCTCTTCGGGACTGGCCGCCTGGCCTGAGCTCGTGCAGCCTTTGAGCGTGCTCGGCGAGTACGGCTATTCCGGATTTCTGGCCGCAGCGGCCTGCCTGGCCTGCGAGGGGCTGACAAGACTTTTCGGCGGAGCCGCGTCCCGCAAGGCGGGGCTCGTTCTTGCGGGCAGCGCCGCGCTCATGCTGACGGCGGCGGCCTCCTTCGGCTCGTGGCGTCTTGCCGTCATGCCCGGGCGTCTTGCCGCCGAGGGCGTGCCCGTGTCGTTTACGCTGGTGCAGGGCAGCGTGCGGCAGGACGTCAAATGGTCGCCCGAGTATCAGAGGCAGACCCTGGAACATTACATGCGCCTCACGCTGGACGGCGTCAGGGCGAACGTCGGCGCGCTCTCCGGCGCGAAAGAGGCCAGGCCGCAGGCCGCGGAACTTGCGCCGTTCATGGGGCGCTTTGCGCCTGAAGGCGACGCCACGCTGGCTCCAGCACTGCCCGACGTGCTGCTCTGGCCGGAAACGGCCATGCCCTTCGCCTATCCTTCCGGGCCTCTTTCGGGCGAGCTGCGCGGCTTTGTGCGGGAAATGGGCCTTCCGCTGCTCTTCGGCGCGCCCGGCGTGGAGCGCTCGCCGGAAGGAAAGACGCTGCTCTACAACCGGGCCTATCTGCTGACTCCGGCAGGCGACGGCGGCCACTACGACAAGGAGCATCTGGTTCCCTTCGGCGAATATCTGCCGCCCGTGCTCGACTGGAAGATTTTCGAAAGCCTGCTGCAGGGGCTCGGCGGCTTCGAGCCCGGCACGCAGGAGCCGCTCTTTGCCGTGCCCCTTTCGAACAGGAAGACCGTGAACATGGGCATGCTCATTTGTTACGAGGCCATTTTCCCGGAACTGGCCCGCGAACGCGCGGCCGAGGGCGCGGAACTGCTTCTCAACATCAGCAACGACGCTTGGTACGACTACACCTCTGCGCCCATGCAGCATCTTCAGCTTTCGCTCATGCGCGCCGTGGAGCAGGGGCGCTATGTGGTGCGCGCCACCAACAGCGGCATCACGGCCGTGCTCGACCCTCTGGGCGGCATGCACGCCCTGGGCTCGGAAAAGGATCACTACGCCCTGTTCAAGCCCGGCAGCCTTACTGCAACGGCGCTTGCCTTGCAGGGGCATACGCCTTACTTTTATCTGCATCCGTGGCTGCCCGCCGCGGGCTTCGTCATGCTTGCGCTGCTTTGTCTGCCGCTGGTCAGGCAATGGCGCAGGCGCTCCGTTTGA
- a CDS encoding HU family DNA-binding protein, with protein sequence MNKSELIKNLAEQSNVSLDEATLVVNTFVDCMKEALLAGDRVEIRGFGSFKVKEYGSYAGRNPRTGDRVEVSPKRLPFFRAGKELKEFLND encoded by the coding sequence ATGAACAAGAGTGAACTGATCAAGAATCTTGCCGAACAGTCCAATGTGTCGCTGGATGAAGCCACCCTTGTGGTCAACACTTTTGTCGATTGCATGAAAGAGGCGCTTCTTGCAGGCGATCGCGTGGAAATCCGCGGTTTCGGCAGTTTCAAGGTTAAAGAGTACGGCTCCTATGCCGGCCGCAATCCCCGCACCGGCGACAGAGTGGAAGTGAGCCCCAAGCGTCTTCCGTTCTTCCGCGCGGGCAAGGAACTCAAGGAATTCCTCAACGACTAG
- the murA gene encoding UDP-N-acetylglucosamine 1-carboxyvinyltransferase — translation MDSFIIEGGAPLKGVIEVSGSKNAALPIIMASIAVDDEVTYTNVPDLRDIHTTIKLLNILGREASLENGVVRVKNGKLGMEAPYDLVKTMRASVLCLGPLLARLGEAKVSLPGGCAIGARPVDQHLSALEKMGAVFDLESGYIHGRCPDGLQGAHIRFDFPTVGGTENVLMAACLARGETVLENVAREPEIVDLANFLIRCGARIEGHGSTMIRVQGVDRLHGCTYAIMPDRIEAGTFLIAAGVTGGELLLKNCPIGDMAAVVDKLRAAGMVIEETPEGVLARVGEGGLAGVDVSTRPHPGFPTDMQAQFMVLLCCAQGSGLVEENIFENRFMHVQELVRMGADIHVTGSSALVRGGRRLTGAPVMASDLRAGAALVLAGLAAEGETRVQRIYHVDRGYEHLADKLSAVGAVIRRVKDPD, via the coding sequence TTGGACAGTTTCATCATAGAGGGCGGTGCGCCGCTCAAGGGCGTCATTGAGGTCAGCGGCTCCAAGAATGCCGCGCTTCCCATCATCATGGCATCCATCGCCGTGGACGACGAAGTGACCTACACCAACGTCCCCGATCTGCGGGACATTCACACCACCATCAAGCTGCTCAACATTCTGGGACGCGAGGCCTCGCTGGAAAACGGCGTGGTCCGCGTGAAGAACGGCAAGCTCGGCATGGAGGCTCCGTACGATCTCGTGAAGACCATGCGTGCGTCCGTGCTCTGCCTGGGGCCGCTTCTGGCGAGGCTCGGCGAGGCCAAGGTGTCTCTGCCCGGCGGCTGCGCCATCGGCGCGCGTCCCGTGGATCAGCATCTCTCCGCGCTTGAGAAGATGGGCGCGGTGTTCGATCTGGAAAGCGGCTACATTCACGGCCGCTGCCCCGACGGACTTCAGGGAGCTCACATCCGTTTTGACTTCCCCACCGTGGGCGGCACGGAAAACGTGCTCATGGCCGCCTGCCTCGCCAGGGGCGAAACGGTGCTGGAAAACGTGGCGCGCGAGCCGGAAATCGTGGATCTTGCCAACTTTCTCATCCGCTGCGGCGCGCGCATCGAGGGGCACGGCAGCACCATGATCCGCGTGCAGGGAGTGGATCGGCTGCACGGCTGCACGTATGCCATCATGCCCGACCGCATTGAAGCGGGCACCTTTCTCATTGCCGCGGGCGTGACCGGCGGCGAGCTTCTGCTGAAGAACTGCCCCATCGGCGACATGGCCGCCGTGGTGGACAAGCTGCGCGCGGCGGGCATGGTCATTGAGGAAACGCCGGAAGGCGTGCTGGCCCGCGTGGGCGAAGGCGGACTTGCGGGCGTGGACGTGAGCACCCGGCCGCATCCGGGATTCCCCACGGACATGCAGGCGCAGTTCATGGTGCTTTTGTGCTGCGCGCAGGGCTCGGGCCTCGTGGAAGAGAACATTTTCGAGAACCGCTTCATGCACGTGCAGGAACTGGTGCGCATGGGCGCGGACATCCATGTGACGGGTTCTTCGGCGCTGGTGCGCGGCGGCCGCAGACTGACCGGCGCGCCGGTCATGGCCTCGGATCTTCGCGCGGGCGCGGCGCTGGTGCTGGCCGGTCTTGCGGCGGAAGGGGAAACCCGCGTGCAGCGCATCTATCACGTGGACAGAGGCTATGAGCATCTGGCGGACAAGCTTTCGGCCGTGGGAGCCGTCATCCGCCGGGTGAAGGATCCCGACTAG
- the prfB gene encoding peptide chain release factor 2 (programmed frameshift): MIQLAELRSRCHTLSEQFTSLWGRLDLPTREARLKEIEEIISSPDAWSDQEKLTPVLREKSRLEAEVARFRELKASYDEMEEWLGFVSEGEEDALETLSEQADILEKLLTETEMTVLLSGESDHMDALLDIHPGAGGTEAQDWAEMLERMYLRWAESHHIKAEIVDFLPGEEAGIKAVTIRLQGENAYGLLKGEKGIHRLIRISPFDASGRRHTSFASVDLIPDAGEISNIEIKESDLRIDVYRASGAGGQHVNKTESAVRITHIPTGIVAQCQNERSQQSNRESAMRVLKARLYALEQSKRDAARQADYAGKDAIAFGSQIRTYTLQPYRLVKDHRTGSECGDVDAVLNGRIDSFLRDYLLWQHEHSRG, translated from the exons ATGATTCAGTTGGCCGAACTTCGTTCCCGCTGCCATACTCTTTCCGAACAGTTCACTTCCCTCTGGGGGCGTCTT GACCTGCCCACGCGGGAGGCGCGCCTCAAAGAAATAGAGGAAATCATTTCCAGCCCCGACGCGTGGTCTGATCAGGAAAAGCTCACGCCGGTGCTGCGGGAAAAGAGTCGTCTTGAAGCCGAAGTCGCCCGTTTTCGGGAACTGAAGGCCAGCTACGACGAAATGGAAGAATGGCTCGGCTTTGTTTCCGAGGGCGAGGAAGACGCGCTGGAAACGCTGAGCGAACAGGCCGACATTCTGGAAAAGCTGCTGACGGAAACGGAAATGACCGTGCTGCTCAGCGGCGAATCCGATCACATGGACGCCCTTCTGGACATCCATCCCGGCGCGGGCGGCACCGAGGCCCAGGACTGGGCGGAAATGCTGGAACGCATGTATCTGCGCTGGGCCGAATCGCATCACATCAAGGCCGAAATCGTGGACTTTCTGCCCGGCGAAGAAGCGGGCATCAAGGCCGTGACCATCCGCCTGCAGGGCGAGAACGCCTACGGACTGCTCAAGGGCGAGAAGGGCATTCACCGGCTCATCCGCATTTCGCCCTTCGACGCCTCCGGCCGTCGGCACACGTCGTTCGCCTCGGTGGATCTCATTCCCGACGCGGGCGAGATATCGAACATCGAGATCAAGGAAAGCGATCTGCGCATCGACGTGTATCGGGCGTCCGGCGCGGGCGGCCAGCACGTCAACAAGACGGAATCGGCCGTGCGCATCACGCACATTCCCACGGGCATCGTGGCGCAGTGCCAGAACGAGCGCTCGCAGCAGAGCAACCGCGAAAGCGCCATGCGCGTACTCAAGGCGCGTCTGTACGCGCTGGAACAGAGCAAGCGCGACGCCGCCCGTCAGGCCGACTACGCCGGCAAGGACGCCATTGCCTTCGGCAGTCAGATACGCACCTACACGCTTCAGCCCTACCGGCTGGTCAAGGACCATCGCACCGGTTCGGAATGCGGCGATGTGGACGCCGTGCTCAACGGACGCATCGATTCCTTCCTGCGGGACTATCTTCTCTGGCAGCATGAGCACAGTCGGGGATAG
- a CDS encoding ComEC/Rec2 family competence protein yields MPGELPSLLFRQRLLLVVLAGSVSLRDAVLGVALFALVIMVPRFAGARRALTAAVFFLLGLGLTFLASPQAPDCPSWASVPRKSVLVEGRVSSVTGLPGGRVRVLLDDVRSMEGMPPLAEEAKARVRKELDRKIGSELSGGRKGYPGRIVEDDASPVPGLVSLTLQKRDMEHAGRPVAGETLRALMRLYPTVGSVNPGVSDLGRYWADRDVWHNARLNRTAAGPLYLELAEGEGLAYRAQRLRESWREALSAELFKDESADGKSGGRRASDPRAEEVLPQGRAMLPALLFGDRSFLSPHTVDLFNRAGLVHSLALSGQHLALAAMAGAALIFLASRAFRGLFLVMPRRVLVVSAGVPFALAYLFLGGAPFSLIRAACMMLAGSVYLCLRRSTAPLDALFAACLLLFLGWPLAAFDLSAQLSVLAVAGILLSMPLVSALRRRFPPARRPGGDSRSLPCRAMHAAIRWSGTMLILSLSAQLAVLPVIVSVFGATSVQVWMNLIWLPPLTFVTLPAAALGMLFLACLGPQSCSTLLFAAATFPADVMLDILERMAEAGALPLVQFMRPLSLSALGYGAALTGGMLMLGRKLNGLPSGEAARRLLCLGLLMMPAGQMPVWLDDWRAAREREVALTVFDVGQGQAVLLSYPGGRVLVDGGGSASPTFDCGRSILAPALTYGRMPRLDAVIVSHTDMDHARGLRWILEHFEVGSLCWSAMSARDDSADGRALREIAARRGIPERILGRGDVMELAEGIRLEMVWPDKAETEPRPGRKISSNAASLSFRVIRDEVPLAILCGDMTAPALRRLAESGQDLRAELLVLPHHGAASSLQRKFYDAVSPEAAAASAAAFNHYGFPGRKVRAEMARRLIPLYSTTMLGGFTVTWSGKDGRMTLP; encoded by the coding sequence ATGCCGGGCGAACTTCCGTCGCTTCTTTTCCGTCAGCGGCTTCTTCTTGTCGTGCTGGCCGGTTCCGTGTCGCTTCGCGATGCGGTGCTCGGCGTTGCGCTGTTTGCTCTTGTGATTATGGTTCCGCGGTTCGCTGGCGCGCGTCGGGCGCTGACGGCGGCCGTGTTTTTCCTGCTCGGCCTGGGGCTCACCTTTCTTGCTTCGCCGCAGGCTCCGGATTGTCCCTCGTGGGCGTCGGTCCCGCGCAAAAGCGTACTTGTCGAGGGACGCGTGTCCTCCGTGACCGGTCTTCCCGGAGGCCGCGTGCGCGTGCTGCTGGACGATGTGCGTTCGATGGAAGGCATGCCGCCGCTTGCGGAAGAGGCAAAAGCGCGGGTGCGCAAGGAGCTGGACAGAAAGATCGGCTCCGAACTTTCCGGCGGCAGAAAGGGGTATCCCGGTCGTATTGTGGAGGACGACGCCTCTCCCGTGCCGGGACTCGTGAGCCTGACGCTGCAAAAACGGGATATGGAGCACGCGGGCAGACCGGTGGCCGGAGAAACGCTGCGGGCCCTCATGCGCCTGTATCCGACCGTGGGCAGCGTGAACCCCGGGGTCTCCGATCTCGGCAGGTACTGGGCGGATCGCGACGTCTGGCATAATGCGCGCTTGAACAGAACTGCCGCGGGGCCGCTGTATCTGGAGCTTGCCGAGGGCGAAGGACTGGCGTACCGGGCGCAGCGTTTGCGGGAGAGCTGGCGCGAGGCGCTCTCCGCAGAGCTGTTCAAAGACGAGTCCGCGGACGGGAAGTCCGGCGGCAGGCGAGCGTCGGACCCGCGGGCGGAGGAAGTTCTGCCGCAGGGCAGGGCCATGCTGCCGGCGCTGCTTTTCGGCGACCGTTCCTTTCTCAGTCCGCACACCGTGGATCTTTTCAACCGGGCGGGCCTTGTGCATTCGCTGGCCCTGTCCGGGCAGCATCTGGCGCTTGCGGCCATGGCGGGCGCGGCGCTGATTTTTCTTGCGTCGCGGGCGTTTCGTGGCCTGTTTCTTGTGATGCCGAGGCGCGTGCTCGTGGTTTCTGCGGGCGTTCCCTTTGCGCTGGCCTATCTTTTTCTCGGCGGCGCGCCGTTTTCCCTCATCCGCGCGGCGTGCATGATGCTGGCCGGTTCCGTGTACCTGTGCCTGCGCCGCAGCACGGCTCCGCTTGACGCCTTGTTTGCCGCGTGCCTTCTGCTGTTTCTCGGCTGGCCGCTCGCGGCCTTCGATCTTTCCGCGCAGCTTTCCGTGCTTGCCGTGGCGGGCATACTGCTTTCCATGCCGCTGGTTTCGGCGCTTCGCAGGCGCTTTCCCCCTGCCCGCCGCCCGGGCGGCGATTCCCGCTCACTGCCTTGCCGCGCAATGCATGCAGCCATACGCTGGAGCGGCACCATGCTCATTCTTTCGCTCTCTGCGCAGCTCGCCGTGCTGCCCGTGATCGTTTCCGTGTTCGGGGCGACGAGCGTGCAGGTCTGGATGAATCTTATCTGGCTGCCGCCGCTCACCTTTGTCACGCTTCCTGCGGCGGCGCTCGGCATGCTGTTTCTGGCGTGTCTGGGGCCGCAGAGCTGCTCGACGCTGCTTTTCGCCGCGGCAACGTTCCCTGCCGACGTTATGCTCGATATTCTGGAGCGCATGGCCGAAGCCGGAGCCCTGCCGCTTGTGCAGTTTATGCGCCCCCTGTCCCTGAGCGCACTCGGCTACGGAGCGGCGCTGACGGGCGGCATGCTGATGCTCGGCCGGAAGCTGAACGGCCTTCCGTCGGGAGAGGCGGCACGCAGACTGCTGTGCCTCGGGCTTCTGATGATGCCGGCAGGTCAGATGCCCGTCTGGCTCGACGACTGGCGGGCGGCGCGGGAGCGGGAAGTGGCGCTGACCGTGTTCGACGTGGGCCAGGGGCAGGCGGTGCTTTTGAGTTATCCCGGCGGACGCGTGCTTGTGGACGGCGGCGGCAGCGCCTCGCCGACGTTCGACTGCGGGCGCAGCATCCTTGCTCCGGCCCTGACATACGGACGCATGCCGCGCCTTGACGCGGTCATCGTGAGTCACACGGACATGGATCATGCGCGCGGCCTTCGCTGGATACTGGAACATTTCGAGGTGGGAAGCCTCTGCTGGTCGGCGATGTCCGCGCGGGATGATTCCGCCGACGGCAGGGCGCTGCGCGAGATAGCGGCGCGGCGGGGCATTCCGGAGCGGATTCTGGGCCGCGGTGACGTGATGGAGCTTGCCGAAGGCATACGGCTGGAAATGGTCTGGCCGGACAAGGCGGAAACAGAGCCCCGGCCGGGCAGAAAAATTTCGTCCAACGCTGCGTCGCTCTCGTTTCGCGTGATTCGCGACGAGGTGCCGCTGGCCATCCTGTGCGGCGACATGACGGCTCCGGCGCTGCGGCGTCTTGCGGAGAGCGGACAGGATCTGCGGGCCGAGCTGCTTGTGCTGCCGCATCACGGCGCGGCGTCGAGCCTTCAGCGGAAGTTTTACGATGCCGTGTCGCCGGAAGCGGCTGCGGCTTCGGCGGCGGCGTTCAATCATTACGGTTTCCCCGGACGAAAGGTGCGCGCGGAGATGGCCCGGCGGCTGATTCCTCTGTACAGCACCACGATGCTCGGAGGCTTCACCGTGACATGGTCGGGAAAGGACGGGCGCATGACGCTGCCCTGA
- a CDS encoding nickel-dependent hydrogenase large subunit encodes MSEAKTTPQSSYTGPIVVDPLTRIEGHLRIEVEVENGRVKDARSCSTLFRGLETILKGRDPRDAQFFTGRTCGVCTYTHSLASTRALEDAMKIEIPANATLIRNLVLGMQNLHDHVVHFYHLHALDFVDVAAALKADPAKAAKLNASISPRPTSEDELRAVQAKVKALVESGQLGPFTNAYFLGGHPSYYLDPEANLVATAHYLEALRVQVEIARATAVFGAKNPHPQFLIAGGVTCYNALRPDTIAQFKALYQKARNFVEQVYIPDLLLVAGAYKDWAAIGGGVSDYMDFGEFPGKERDLTTRWLKPGVIYNRDLSTVLPFDPSKISEHVRHSWFEGDEARAPYQGVTDPRFTRIGDPDRYSWMKAPRYDGHAIETGPLAQMLISYAQGDKLVTDTVNTVLKALNVGPEALFSTLGRTAARGVEAVVVANGIGEWIQQLEDNIAKGDNKICINTEVPKNAEGVGFVHAPRGGLSHWLVIENGKIANFQLVVPSTWNLGPRCAEGKLSAVEAALVGTPVADPKRPVEILRTVHSFDPCIACGVHVIDGRTNQGYDFRIL; translated from the coding sequence ATGAGCGAAGCAAAAACCACTCCCCAGAGTTCCTATACCGGGCCCATCGTGGTGGACCCGCTTACCCGTATCGAGGGCCATCTCCGCATCGAGGTGGAAGTCGAAAACGGACGCGTCAAAGACGCCAGAAGCTGCTCCACCCTGTTCCGCGGGCTGGAAACCATCCTCAAGGGCCGCGATCCGCGCGACGCCCAGTTCTTCACCGGCCGCACCTGCGGCGTGTGTACCTACACGCACTCTCTCGCGTCCACCCGCGCCCTTGAAGACGCCATGAAGATCGAGATTCCCGCGAACGCCACGCTGATCCGCAATCTCGTGCTCGGCATGCAGAACCTGCATGACCACGTGGTGCACTTCTATCACCTGCACGCCCTCGACTTCGTGGACGTGGCCGCCGCCCTCAAGGCCGATCCGGCCAAGGCCGCCAAGCTGAACGCCTCCATTTCTCCCCGCCCCACCAGCGAGGACGAACTGCGCGCCGTGCAGGCCAAGGTGAAGGCCCTCGTGGAAAGCGGTCAGCTCGGCCCCTTCACCAACGCCTACTTCCTCGGCGGACATCCTTCCTACTATCTCGATCCCGAAGCCAACCTCGTGGCCACGGCCCACTATCTGGAAGCCCTGCGCGTTCAGGTGGAAATCGCCCGCGCCACGGCCGTGTTCGGCGCCAAGAATCCGCATCCGCAGTTCCTCATCGCGGGCGGCGTCACCTGCTACAACGCCCTGCGCCCCGACACCATCGCCCAGTTCAAGGCCCTGTATCAGAAGGCCCGCAACTTCGTGGAACAGGTGTACATTCCCGATCTGCTGCTCGTGGCCGGCGCTTACAAGGACTGGGCCGCCATCGGCGGCGGCGTTTCCGACTACATGGACTTCGGCGAATTCCCGGGCAAGGAACGCGATCTCACCACCCGCTGGCTCAAGCCGGGCGTCATCTACAACCGCGATCTCAGCACGGTGCTGCCCTTCGATCCCTCGAAGATTTCCGAGCACGTGCGTCACAGCTGGTTTGAAGGCGACGAAGCCCGCGCTCCCTATCAGGGCGTGACCGATCCTCGCTTCACCCGTATCGGCGATCCCGACCGCTACTCCTGGATGAAGGCCCCGCGCTATGACGGCCATGCCATTGAAACCGGTCCTCTTGCGCAGATGCTCATTTCCTACGCTCAGGGCGACAAGCTCGTCACCGACACCGTAAACACGGTGCTGAAGGCCCTGAACGTCGGTCCCGAAGCCCTGTTCTCCACCCTCGGCCGCACCGCCGCCCGCGGCGTGGAAGCCGTGGTGGTGGCCAACGGCATCGGTGAATGGATTCAGCAGCTTGAAGACAACATCGCCAAAGGCGACAACAAGATCTGCATCAACACCGAAGTGCCCAAGAACGCCGAAGGCGTGGGCTTCGTTCACGCGCCCCGCGGCGGCCTGTCGCACTGGCTGGTCATTGAAAACGGCAAAATCGCCAACTTCCAGCTCGTGGTGCCCTCCACCTGGAACCTCGGACCGCGCTGCGCCGAAGGCAAGCTCTCCGCTGTGGAAGCCGCCCTCGTCGGCACGCCCGTGGCCGATCCCAAGCGCCCCGTGGAAATCCTGCGCACCGTGCATTCCTTCGATCCGTGCATCGCCTGCGGCGTGCACGTCATCGACGGCCGCACCAATCAGGGTTACGACTTCAGAATTCTGTAA
- a CDS encoding HyaD/HybD family hydrogenase maturation endopeptidase gives MDRILILGVGNILFTDEGIGVRALEWLQEHYAFPENVTLVDGGTLGMGLMDALLQCDRVYVLDAVLGGDAPGSIYRLTDNDLRKSMSFRDSLHQTDLVDTLIYCDILGHRPEGVVFGMEPADYNTMELGLSPVCRDAVPALAQKLVDELRELGIAVSDR, from the coding sequence ATGGACCGCATTCTCATTCTTGGCGTAGGCAACATTCTTTTCACCGACGAAGGCATCGGCGTGCGCGCGCTCGAATGGCTTCAGGAACATTACGCCTTTCCCGAAAACGTCACGCTTGTGGACGGCGGCACGCTGGGCATGGGACTCATGGACGCCCTTTTGCAGTGCGACCGCGTCTATGTGCTCGACGCCGTGCTCGGCGGCGACGCGCCCGGCAGCATCTACCGCCTCACGGACAACGATCTGCGCAAGAGCATGAGCTTCCGCGACTCGCTGCATCAGACCGACCTCGTGGACACGCTCATTTACTGCGACATTCTCGGTCATCGCCCGGAAGGCGTGGTGTTCGGCATGGAACCCGCCGACTACAACACCATGGAGCTGGGGCTCTCCCCCGTGTGCCGCGACGCCGTGCCCGCGCTGGCGCAGAAGCTCGTGGACGAACTGCGCGAACTGGGCATTGCCGTGAGCGACCGCTGA